One window from the genome of Streptomyces cadmiisoli encodes:
- a CDS encoding SDR family oxidoreductase has product MAAREWGAYGIRVDVVCPAVLSPAAEAHFADHPEEAEHAVGGVPLARMCDSETDIGRATAAFVSDVTACLPVGTLMLQGAAG; this is encoded by the coding sequence GTGGCGGCGCGGGAGTGGGGCGCGTACGGGATCCGAGTGGACGTCGTGTGCCCGGCCGTGCTGAGCCCCGCGGCCGAGGCGCACTTCGCTGACCATCCGGAGGAGGCTGAACATGCAGTGGGCGGCGTCCCGTTGGCACGGATGTGTGACTCGGAGACGGACATCGGCCGGGCGACGGCCGCGTTCGTCAGCGACGTCACGGCCTGTCTGCCGGTTGGGACGTTGATGCTCCAGGGCGCCGCAGGTTGA
- a CDS encoding class I SAM-dependent methyltransferase: MAIYDSIGATYADTRRPDPRIAARIHRALGGAATVINVGAGTGSYEPSHTVLAVEPSSVMIAQRPGGSAPALEASAESIPLADDSADAAMALLTVHHWSDLEAGIGELLRIARQRIVVLAFDPDINHRFWLLEEYLPEAAVFDNTRAVSVDRLAALLPGARIETVPVPHDCTDGFLAAFWRRPEAYLDPEVRSGISLFAQTSDEVIQPGLARLSDDLSSGRWYQRHADLLDREALDAGYRLLVADL, encoded by the coding sequence GTGGCGATATACGACAGCATCGGTGCGACCTACGCTGACACCCGGCGACCGGACCCCCGAATCGCCGCCAGGATTCATCGGGCCCTCGGTGGTGCCGCCACTGTGATCAATGTAGGCGCCGGCACCGGCTCCTACGAGCCGTCACACACGGTGCTGGCTGTTGAACCCAGCTCAGTGATGATCGCCCAGCGCCCAGGCGGTTCCGCACCGGCCCTGGAAGCATCTGCGGAGTCGATCCCACTCGCCGACGACTCGGCCGATGCGGCAATGGCCCTGCTGACCGTGCACCACTGGAGCGACCTGGAAGCGGGCATCGGCGAACTTCTGCGTATCGCCCGGCAGCGGATCGTCGTCCTGGCCTTCGACCCGGACATCAACCACAGGTTCTGGCTGTTGGAGGAGTACTTGCCCGAAGCAGCCGTGTTTGACAACACGCGAGCCGTCTCGGTCGACCGCTTGGCCGCACTGCTGCCAGGCGCCCGCATCGAAACTGTGCCCGTCCCGCACGACTGCACCGACGGATTCCTCGCCGCTTTCTGGCGCCGCCCCGAGGCATACCTCGACCCGGAAGTGCGGTCCGGTATCTCGCTGTTTGCCCAGACCAGCGATGAAGTCATCCAGCCGGGCTTGGCCCGGCTGTCGGACGACCTGTCCTCGGGCCGGTGGTACCAGCGCCATGCCGACCTGCTCGACCGCGAAGCCCTCGATGCCGGCTACAGACTTCTCGTGGCCGACTTGTAG
- a CDS encoding YfbM family protein, translating to MACRAVLFALDAVDAERLLAAQDDDEVMKLVENIEERWELDQLCELDKSWDALHRCLTDGGLAYDNGDFPQSHVILGGRLLHDGDDYIVSYVNPDQVREIAKALGPLDEQWLRDRFTTLTFEDYQGNGDAEDVAYTLASLPGLKDFYRTAAQDGRAAIFTVDQ from the coding sequence ATGGCTTGCCGTGCAGTGCTCTTCGCCCTGGACGCCGTCGACGCTGAACGTCTGCTGGCCGCCCAGGACGACGACGAGGTCATGAAACTCGTTGAGAATATCGAAGAACGCTGGGAGCTCGACCAACTCTGCGAACTCGACAAGTCCTGGGACGCGCTGCACCGCTGCCTGACGGACGGCGGCCTGGCCTACGACAACGGAGACTTCCCACAGTCCCACGTCATCCTCGGAGGACGGCTGCTGCATGACGGCGACGACTACATCGTCTCCTACGTCAACCCGGACCAAGTCCGTGAGATCGCGAAAGCCCTGGGACCCCTCGATGAGCAGTGGCTGCGGGACCGATTCACCACCCTCACCTTCGAGGACTACCAAGGAAATGGCGACGCAGAGGACGTCGCCTACACCCTGGCCTCCCTGCCTGGGCTCAAGGATTTCTACCGGACGGCAGCGCAGGACGGCCGAGCAGCGATCTTCACCGTTGACCAGTAG
- a CDS encoding 2'-5' RNA ligase family protein produces MADDGNGFRDGQTGLIVRVREAEPAVRVWRERFDSSARAGVPAHVTVLFPFLDESRIDTHVSSSLADAFGSHHIFDLHFERCGRFPGVLYLAPEPDALLRRLTEAVVDWWPEAPPYGGRFTEIVPHLTVADGQGDAALDEIEADLLGKLPVSSRVSSVDLIAHHGAMWQMRASFALRE; encoded by the coding sequence ATGGCAGACGACGGCAACGGGTTTCGGGACGGCCAGACGGGGTTGATCGTCAGGGTCCGGGAGGCGGAGCCGGCTGTTCGTGTATGGCGTGAGCGGTTTGATTCGTCAGCCCGGGCAGGGGTGCCCGCGCATGTCACGGTGCTCTTCCCGTTCCTTGACGAGAGCCGCATCGATACGCATGTCTCCTCGTCGCTCGCTGATGCGTTCGGTAGCCATCACATCTTCGACCTACATTTTGAGCGCTGCGGCCGGTTCCCGGGGGTGCTCTATCTTGCTCCTGAGCCAGACGCCCTGCTGCGGCGGCTCACTGAAGCGGTCGTCGACTGGTGGCCCGAGGCCCCTCCCTATGGGGGCCGGTTCACGGAGATCGTGCCCCACCTGACCGTCGCTGACGGTCAAGGCGATGCAGCGCTGGATGAGATTGAGGCTGATCTGCTCGGCAAACTGCCCGTCTCGTCCCGGGTTTCGTCCGTTGACCTCATCGCGCATCACGGCGCGATGTGGCAAATGCGGGCGTCGTTCGCACTGCGTGAATGA
- a CDS encoding NUDIX domain-containing protein encodes MHLLPRYYRQVEAGRKTIEVRVATPQKRDIAPGEAVVFHNRDNGRKLDVIVRRITPYPSFEDLLGSEDPARIDPNGPPGELLASLRSIYPPAKEALGVLALEFDHRPARPGRLMPMTPTQYAQTVPHHTVYGCLYVRDERDRPVQLRSVYGSRLWQLPGGNLDTQGEDPLQTARREAFEETGLDLGQNTPRLLLTHFLHAGSRLPLNKVGLIFDGGRLTANQLDRVRLDPAEHDMWAIHDLATWQELMTPRAYARLDAIERARRGEGPAYLITHT; translated from the coding sequence ATGCACCTGCTCCCGCGGTACTACCGCCAAGTGGAAGCGGGCCGCAAGACGATCGAAGTGAGGGTGGCCACCCCGCAGAAGCGCGACATCGCACCCGGCGAAGCGGTCGTCTTCCACAACCGCGACAACGGCCGGAAACTCGACGTCATCGTGCGGCGGATCACCCCATACCCCTCCTTCGAGGATCTGCTCGGCTCGGAGGATCCCGCGCGCATCGACCCGAACGGGCCGCCCGGAGAGCTGCTCGCCAGCCTCCGGAGCATCTACCCGCCGGCCAAGGAAGCTCTCGGCGTCCTCGCCCTCGAATTCGACCACCGCCCTGCACGGCCGGGCCGCCTCATGCCGATGACGCCCACGCAGTATGCGCAGACCGTCCCCCACCACACGGTGTACGGCTGCCTGTATGTCCGAGACGAGCGTGACCGGCCGGTCCAACTGCGCTCGGTCTACGGCTCGCGCCTCTGGCAGTTGCCGGGCGGCAACCTGGACACTCAAGGAGAGGACCCGTTGCAGACCGCGCGCCGCGAAGCGTTCGAAGAGACCGGCCTCGACCTCGGACAGAACACACCGAGGCTCCTCCTGACGCACTTCCTGCACGCTGGGTCCCGCCTGCCGCTGAACAAGGTGGGACTCATCTTCGATGGAGGACGGCTGACCGCGAACCAACTCGACCGGGTCCGACTCGATCCCGCCGAGCACGACATGTGGGCAATCCACGACCTCGCCACCTGGCAGGAGCTGATGACGCCGCGGGCCTACGCCCGTCTCGACGCCATCGAACGAGCCCGGCGCGGCGAAGGCCCCGCCTACCTCATCACGCACACCTGA
- a CDS encoding DUF6086 family protein codes for MSQYYKMGDRTLWNPSNGASRLFMSHATVYQAEVGLPSGIGSMEADECQIDPIAFAVFVDALLAWHSNTRHAVMVTLSEGFVATVLALAEKADIQVDWQAAELAENGYLKTASDPHAKEWTAVLQQKSRELTRHVAG; via the coding sequence GTGAGCCAGTACTACAAAATGGGCGACCGAACTCTGTGGAACCCGTCCAACGGGGCGTCCCGGCTGTTCATGAGCCATGCCACCGTCTATCAAGCCGAAGTGGGCCTGCCATCCGGCATCGGCTCCATGGAAGCGGACGAGTGTCAGATCGACCCCATCGCGTTCGCAGTGTTTGTCGACGCTCTGCTCGCCTGGCATAGCAATACCAGACACGCCGTCATGGTCACCCTGTCCGAAGGGTTCGTTGCCACGGTGCTGGCCTTGGCTGAGAAGGCGGACATCCAGGTGGACTGGCAGGCTGCCGAGCTCGCCGAGAACGGCTATCTCAAGACGGCTTCGGATCCCCATGCGAAGGAGTGGACAGCGGTACTGCAACAGAAGTCACGTGAACTCACCCGGCACGTGGCAGGCTGA
- a CDS encoding N-acyl homoserine lactonase family protein, which yields MGKNMSVRRLDLGYFIRPASETGGPQPRIEPVLAYLVQHDHGLILFDTGIADADPETEAHYRPRRRHLQDALSEAGLALDDISLVANCHLHFDHCGGNPLLGGRPILVQDVELATARNGNYTFDELINFPAASYEELAGEAEVWPGVWIVPTPGHTQGHQSLVLRQGDGTVVLAGQAHDFASHFASDQLARQAALHGVEQPLPAYQPWLERLTDFDPRRVLFAHDCSVWEPSQNF from the coding sequence ATGGGGAAGAACATGTCGGTGCGTCGGCTCGATCTGGGGTACTTCATCCGGCCCGCGTCGGAGACCGGCGGCCCGCAGCCGCGGATCGAACCTGTGCTTGCCTACCTGGTGCAACACGATCATGGCCTGATCCTCTTCGACACCGGCATCGCAGATGCGGACCCCGAGACCGAGGCCCATTACCGTCCCCGGCGCCGACACCTGCAGGATGCCCTGTCCGAGGCCGGACTGGCTCTTGACGACATCTCCCTCGTCGCGAACTGCCACCTCCACTTCGACCACTGCGGCGGGAACCCTCTCCTGGGCGGCAGGCCCATCCTGGTGCAGGACGTCGAGCTGGCCACTGCTCGCAACGGCAACTACACCTTCGACGAGCTGATCAATTTCCCCGCTGCGTCCTATGAGGAACTCGCCGGCGAGGCCGAGGTCTGGCCAGGAGTCTGGATCGTTCCGACACCAGGGCATACCCAAGGGCATCAGTCGCTTGTCCTTCGACAAGGAGACGGCACGGTAGTCCTGGCCGGACAGGCGCACGACTTCGCCTCCCACTTCGCCTCTGACCAACTGGCCCGCCAGGCGGCCCTTCACGGGGTGGAGCAGCCGCTTCCCGCCTACCAGCCCTGGCTGGAGCGACTCACCGACTTCGACCCACGACGCGTACTCTTCGCTCACGACTGCTCGGTCTGGGAACCCTCGCAGAACTTCTAG
- a CDS encoding GNAT family N-acetyltransferase produces MAAVNADPEVMRWIRDGNVRDEQQTRGGIQAWEDEWESQGFGLFAVEIRSTGELAGFTGLSVPNFLPEVLPAVEVGWRLGRSHWGQGLATEAARAAVRFGFEERGLERIVSIAQVGNDASVRIMTKLGMRPVRETVNLTSGRRVRVFELSSDQYVTATR; encoded by the coding sequence ATGGCTGCCGTCAATGCCGATCCCGAGGTCATGCGGTGGATCCGTGACGGCAACGTCCGTGACGAACAGCAGACTCGCGGTGGGATCCAGGCATGGGAGGACGAGTGGGAGTCACAGGGCTTCGGACTGTTCGCCGTGGAGATCCGGTCCACTGGCGAGCTGGCCGGGTTCACCGGCCTTTCCGTGCCCAACTTCCTGCCGGAGGTACTACCGGCGGTCGAGGTCGGCTGGCGGCTGGGACGTTCCCACTGGGGGCAGGGCCTGGCTACCGAGGCCGCGAGAGCTGCTGTGCGGTTCGGGTTCGAAGAGCGAGGGCTTGAGCGGATCGTCAGCATCGCTCAAGTGGGCAACGACGCCTCCGTACGGATCATGACCAAACTGGGGATGCGTCCGGTCCGTGAGACCGTCAATCTCACCAGCGGTCGGCGAGTACGGGTGTTCGAGTTGTCATCGGACCAATACGTCACAGCCACTCGTTGA